In Bacillus sp. DX3.1, the following proteins share a genomic window:
- the dnaE gene encoding DNA polymerase III subunit alpha, with translation MKFVHLQCQTVYSLLKSACKIDELVSRAKELGFSSLAITDENVMYGVIPFYKACKKAGIQPIIGLTASVLNEEEDQSYPLVLLAENEAGYENLLKISSTIMTKSKDGILKKWLAHYAEGVLAISPGKDGEIEQLLLQGKDEAAEEVASTYKNMFGSFYMSLQHHAIQDELLLQEKLLQFVSSMKLPVVATNDVRYVKQSDALVQECLLSVHSGTKMTDPDRPRLQTDQYYFKSSAEMEALFSSMEEALHNTAVIAERCHVEIPFHVNQLPKFPVPANGTSDAYLRRICEEGLQKRYQVIEAVHKNRLDHELEVISRMGFSDYFLIVWDFMKYAHENGILTGPGRGSAAGSLVSYVLEITDIDPIQYDLLFERFLNPERVTLPDIDIDFPDIRRDEMIRYVKDKYGQLRVAQIVTFGTLAAKAAIRDIARVMGLQPKDIDLFSKLIPSRVGITLEEAYEESQGLREYVQSNLLYERVFEIAKRVEGLPRHTSIHAAGVIMSQEPLTGSVAIQEGHNDVYVTQYPAEALEELGLLKMDFLGLRNLTLLENICNFIVETTGKQVNIRRLPLQDEKTFQLLGRGDTTGVFQLESAGMRGVLRTLRPNEFEDIVAVNALYRPGPMEQIPVFIESKHGKRQIHYLHPDLKPILESTYGVIVYQEQIMQIASRLAGFSLGEADLLRRAVSKKNRDILDQERTHFVQGCLRNGYDETSAQQMYDLIVRFANYGFNRSHAVAYSMIGYQLAYLKANYPLQFMTALLSSAIGNEDKIVQYIRETKRKGFRVLSPSLHRSSDHFQVEGNAILYSLLAIRNIGMATVNAVIEERQKKPFQDLFEFCVRMPAKFVTERNLETLIWAGCFDDFQVSRASLFGSIKGALEYASLAREIGEDLVPKSEYAQEIDLSFIEQLDKEKEALGFYLSSYPTAQYAKLIKQLGIPTLAQAMKQQRKVQRTIVYLTSIKVIRTKKLQKMAFVTFCDQNDEMEAVVFPETYVHFAERLQEGVVVLLEGTIEQRNHKLQWIVNGIYRLEQMDVYDEMEEASIYVKIPSQYEKRVLNNVTKILFHYSGFAKVLIYYEKEHKMVQLSRSLSIHPSEECLQALREIVGEENVVVKI, from the coding sequence GTGAAGTTTGTGCATTTACAATGTCAAACCGTTTATAGTTTGTTAAAAAGTGCTTGTAAAATTGATGAGCTTGTAAGTCGAGCAAAAGAGCTTGGTTTTTCATCGTTAGCAATTACAGATGAAAATGTGATGTACGGTGTGATTCCATTTTATAAAGCATGTAAGAAAGCTGGTATTCAGCCCATTATTGGATTAACGGCATCTGTTTTAAATGAAGAGGAAGACCAGTCATATCCGCTCGTTTTACTTGCGGAAAATGAAGCCGGTTACGAGAACTTATTGAAAATTTCTAGTACGATTATGACAAAGTCAAAAGACGGAATTCTGAAAAAGTGGCTTGCTCATTATGCGGAAGGAGTACTTGCTATTTCTCCGGGAAAAGATGGGGAAATTGAACAGCTGTTATTACAAGGAAAAGACGAGGCTGCTGAAGAAGTAGCTAGTACGTATAAAAATATGTTTGGGAGCTTTTATATGAGTTTGCAGCATCATGCGATTCAAGATGAGTTATTGCTGCAAGAGAAATTACTGCAATTTGTAAGCTCTATGAAACTTCCAGTCGTTGCTACAAATGATGTTCGTTATGTAAAACAGAGCGATGCGCTTGTACAGGAGTGTTTATTATCGGTTCATAGCGGAACGAAAATGACCGACCCAGACAGGCCAAGATTGCAGACGGATCAGTATTATTTTAAGTCATCTGCTGAAATGGAAGCCTTATTTTCTTCCATGGAAGAAGCACTTCATAATACAGCTGTTATTGCGGAGCGTTGTCATGTGGAGATTCCGTTTCATGTCAATCAATTGCCGAAATTTCCGGTCCCTGCTAACGGGACATCTGATGCTTATTTGCGCCGTATTTGTGAAGAGGGCTTACAGAAGCGATATCAAGTGATAGAAGCGGTACATAAGAATCGTTTGGATCATGAACTCGAGGTTATTTCTCGCATGGGATTTAGCGATTATTTCCTCATTGTCTGGGATTTTATGAAGTATGCTCATGAGAATGGTATTTTAACGGGGCCAGGTCGTGGTTCAGCGGCGGGTTCACTCGTTTCTTACGTATTAGAAATCACAGATATTGATCCGATTCAGTATGATTTATTATTTGAACGATTTTTAAATCCTGAGCGCGTTACACTTCCAGATATTGATATTGATTTTCCGGATATCAGACGTGATGAAATGATTCGTTATGTAAAGGATAAATATGGTCAGCTTCGCGTTGCTCAAATTGTTACGTTTGGAACACTTGCTGCTAAAGCAGCGATTCGAGATATTGCGCGTGTAATGGGGCTTCAGCCGAAAGATATAGATTTATTTTCAAAACTCATTCCGTCTCGCGTTGGTATTACACTAGAAGAGGCATATGAAGAGTCGCAGGGACTTCGTGAGTATGTGCAAAGTAATTTGTTATATGAACGTGTTTTTGAAATTGCAAAACGTGTAGAAGGCTTGCCGCGCCATACTTCTATTCATGCAGCTGGAGTTATTATGAGTCAGGAACCTCTGACGGGAAGTGTTGCGATTCAGGAAGGACATAACGATGTATATGTAACGCAGTATCCAGCGGAAGCATTAGAAGAACTCGGATTGTTAAAAATGGATTTTCTCGGTCTTCGCAATTTAACGCTACTTGAGAATATTTGTAATTTTATTGTTGAAACAACGGGGAAACAAGTGAATATACGACGTTTACCTCTTCAGGATGAAAAAACATTTCAGTTGCTTGGAAGGGGAGATACGACAGGCGTTTTTCAGCTTGAGTCAGCGGGAATGCGGGGCGTATTACGTACATTAAGGCCAAATGAGTTTGAAGATATTGTGGCTGTCAACGCTTTATATCGTCCAGGGCCGATGGAGCAAATCCCAGTTTTTATTGAATCAAAGCACGGGAAGCGACAAATTCATTATTTACATCCGGATTTGAAACCAATTTTAGAAAGTACGTATGGCGTTATTGTATATCAAGAACAAATAATGCAAATCGCCTCGCGCTTAGCAGGATTTTCACTTGGAGAAGCGGATTTACTACGACGTGCTGTTAGTAAGAAAAATCGGGACATTTTGGATCAGGAACGGACGCATTTTGTACAAGGCTGTTTGCGAAATGGATACGATGAAACATCGGCGCAGCAAATGTATGACTTAATCGTTCGCTTTGCGAATTATGGTTTTAACCGAAGTCACGCTGTCGCGTACAGTATGATTGGCTATCAGCTTGCTTATTTGAAAGCAAACTATCCATTGCAATTTATGACAGCACTATTATCAAGTGCAATTGGAAATGAAGATAAGATTGTTCAGTATATCCGTGAAACAAAGCGAAAAGGTTTTCGTGTTTTATCTCCATCCCTTCATAGAAGTAGTGATCATTTTCAGGTGGAAGGAAATGCAATTCTGTATAGTTTGCTTGCAATCCGTAATATAGGGATGGCGACAGTAAACGCGGTGATTGAGGAGAGACAGAAAAAGCCGTTTCAAGATTTATTTGAGTTCTGCGTACGTATGCCGGCAAAGTTTGTGACCGAGCGTAATTTGGAGACGCTGATTTGGGCTGGCTGTTTCGATGATTTTCAAGTGTCACGTGCATCCCTTTTTGGCAGTATTAAGGGCGCATTAGAATATGCGAGTTTAGCTCGTGAAATCGGTGAAGACCTTGTACCGAAGTCAGAGTATGCGCAAGAGATAGATCTATCTTTCATTGAGCAATTAGATAAAGAGAAAGAGGCACTGGGCTTTTATTTATCAAGTTATCCCACTGCGCAGTATGCAAAATTAATTAAGCAACTGGGGATTCCGACGCTTGCACAAGCGATGAAGCAGCAGCGGAAAGTGCAGCGAACAATTGTATATTTGACAAGTATAAAAGTCATTCGGACGAAAAAATTGCAAAAAATGGCGTTTGTAACGTTTTGTGATCAAAATGATGAAATGGAAGCGGTTGTATTTCCAGAGACGTATGTTCATTTTGCTGAGAGGCTACAAGAAGGAGTGGTTGTTCTACTAGAAGGGACTATTGAACAGCGAAACCATAAATTGCAATGGATCGTGAATGGTATTTATCGGTTAGAACAGATGGATGTTTACGATGAAATGGAAGAAGCGTCTATTTATGTGAAAATACCATCTCAGTATGAAAAAAGAGTATTAAACAATGTCACGAAAATATTATTTCATTATTCAGGTTTTGCGAAAGTACTAATTTATTATGAAAAGGAACATAAAATGGTACAATTGTCTCGTAGTTTGTCAATCCATCCAAGTGAAGAATGTTTACAAGCGCTTCGCGAAATCGTTGGTGAGGAAAATGTTGTTGTGAAAATATAA